Proteins encoded in a region of the Veillonella parvula genome:
- a CDS encoding ExbD/TolR family protein: MRRRTLGVKKEPTIMIIPMIDIVFFLLVFFMVGTLYMNTEQQIPLNLPSASTSTAKSIEPITITLTTTHTLYIDNQEISSDRLAQEVKSIVTQAPQQAFVIRASKDVYYNDVIELLDMLKVNGAKYISVATERK, from the coding sequence ATGAGACGACGCACGTTAGGGGTTAAAAAAGAGCCTACCATCATGATTATTCCCATGATTGATATCGTATTCTTTTTATTAGTATTTTTCATGGTAGGCACGCTGTACATGAATACAGAGCAACAAATTCCGCTTAATTTACCATCTGCATCGACGTCTACAGCGAAATCTATCGAACCTATCACCATTACCTTGACCACAACGCACACGCTGTATATCGATAATCAGGAAATCTCTTCGGATCGCTTGGCGCAAGAGGTCAAATCTATCGTTACACAAGCACCTCAACAAGCCTTTGTGATTCGTGCTTCAAAAGATGTATATTATAACGATGTTATCGAGCTTTTGGACATGCTCAAGGTGAACGGTGCTAAATATATTAGCGTCGCTACGGAACGGAAGTGA
- a CDS encoding type II toxin-antitoxin system RelE/ParE family toxin — MDTFSVVFYETLSGDKPAKVFLNELSDKQRAKTIRDLKILELYGNRLREPQSKYLEEGIYELRTKQGSNISRILYFFFVGKCIVLTNGFVKKSMKTPKDAITLAVKYKKDYIERYR, encoded by the coding sequence ATGGATACGTTTTCTGTTGTTTTTTATGAAACTCTAAGTGGAGATAAACCAGCAAAAGTATTCTTAAATGAACTTTCAGATAAGCAGCGAGCTAAAACAATTCGAGATCTAAAGATACTCGAATTATATGGCAATCGTTTGAGAGAGCCTCAGTCTAAATATTTAGAAGAGGGCATTTATGAGTTGCGTACAAAACAAGGTTCAAATATTTCTAGGATATTATATTTCTTTTTTGTGGGAAAATGCATTGTTTTGACGAATGGTTTTGTTAAAAAATCTATGAAAACGCCTAAGGATGCAATTACATTGGCTGTTAAGTATAAAAAGGATTATATTGAGAGGTATAGATAA
- the meaB gene encoding methylmalonyl Co-A mutase-associated GTPase MeaB, translated as MTDNKRPTPDELRNTQDATFTTGEGKAPELGVKNASTEGSTYRPDWVPEEAKKDDTYACHVMKGVKEMHDGLLSSSAHLAPAVRPVQRRKKLTVADYVRGIEQGDRVILSRAITLVESNNKDHFKLAQQVLQAVLPRTGKALRIGITGVPGAGKSTFIEAFGNMLIEAGYKVAVLAVDPTSQVTKGSILGDKTRMETLTKHPDAYIRPSPAGGTLGGVARKSRETMLLCEAAGYDIILVETVGVGQSEVTVRSMVDFFMLIVLTGAGDELQGIKKGVMELADAIVVNKADGDNLKRALIARSDYDRMLHYIRPATEKWKTQAYTCSAVTKDGLDELWDVIQEFTEQGKENGVFLKRRQEQSLRWVRDMIDEHLHNLFFNNVVIQGRMGEVEAAVLDGEMSESQAVEELIGVFDKSLQ; from the coding sequence ATGACTGATAACAAACGGCCTACTCCGGATGAATTGCGCAATACACAGGACGCAACTTTCACCACTGGTGAAGGTAAGGCCCCTGAATTAGGTGTAAAAAACGCAAGCACCGAGGGTAGTACCTATCGTCCCGACTGGGTGCCAGAAGAAGCGAAGAAAGATGACACTTATGCGTGTCACGTAATGAAAGGCGTCAAGGAAATGCATGACGGCCTCTTATCCAGCTCTGCTCATCTGGCTCCAGCGGTACGTCCCGTACAGCGGCGAAAGAAATTAACTGTCGCTGATTATGTACGCGGTATCGAGCAGGGGGACCGCGTTATACTTTCACGGGCTATCACATTAGTAGAAAGTAATAATAAGGACCATTTCAAACTAGCTCAACAAGTGTTGCAAGCCGTATTGCCTCGTACGGGCAAGGCGTTGCGCATCGGTATTACTGGTGTGCCTGGGGCCGGTAAAAGTACGTTTATTGAAGCCTTCGGTAACATGCTCATTGAAGCGGGTTACAAGGTTGCCGTACTGGCTGTAGACCCTACGAGCCAAGTCACAAAAGGCAGTATCTTGGGTGATAAAACGCGGATGGAAACGTTGACGAAACATCCAGATGCTTATATTCGTCCATCGCCGGCTGGTGGTACGCTAGGCGGTGTGGCTCGTAAAAGTAGAGAAACTATGCTACTTTGCGAGGCTGCTGGGTACGATATTATTCTCGTTGAAACCGTTGGGGTTGGGCAAAGCGAAGTTACCGTGCGTTCCATGGTAGACTTCTTTATGCTCATCGTTTTAACGGGGGCAGGCGATGAATTGCAAGGCATCAAAAAAGGCGTTATGGAACTTGCTGATGCTATTGTGGTCAACAAGGCTGATGGGGATAACCTCAAACGGGCTCTCATTGCTCGTAGCGATTATGACCGGATGTTACATTACATTCGTCCAGCTACGGAAAAATGGAAGACTCAAGCCTATACATGTTCAGCTGTTACAAAGGATGGCCTCGATGAATTGTGGGATGTTATCCAAGAATTTACTGAACAAGGCAAAGAAAATGGGGTCTTCTTAAAACGCCGTCAAGAACAATCCCTCCGTTGGGTACGCGATATGATTGACGAACACTTGCACAACCTATTCTTTAACAATGTAGTCATTCAAGGTCGCATGGGCGAAGTCGAAGCTGCTGTCTTAGACGGTGAAATGAGCGAATCTCAAGCCGTTGAAGAGCTTATTGGCGTTTTCGATAAGTCCTTACAATAA
- a CDS encoding helix-turn-helix domain-containing protein has product METLDQYLEKQLKNPKFKKEWDALDDEYQIIQNIVEARLAAHMTQMQLSELTGITQSDISKIENGNGNPSLKTLQKIARAFGKKLKIEFV; this is encoded by the coding sequence ATGGAAACGTTAGATCAATATTTAGAAAAGCAATTAAAAAATCCGAAGTTTAAAAAAGAGTGGGATGCGTTAGATGATGAATATCAAATCATTCAGAATATTGTAGAGGCTCGCCTTGCAGCTCATATGACGCAAATGCAATTATCTGAATTAACTGGTATTACACAATCCGATATTAGCAAGATTGAAAATGGAAATGGAAATCCATCTTTGAAAACATTGCAGAAGATAGCTCGTGCTTTTGGGAAGAAACTAAAGATTGAATTTGTATAA
- a CDS encoding adenylosuccinate synthase, with translation MATSMVIGTQWGDEGKGKIVDWIAERADVVVRSQGGNNAGHTVVVDDKAFALRLLPSGILYDNKQNIVGTGVVIDPKVLLQEIEGLEKQGRSAKSLQVSNRAHVIMPYHIALDTAEEASKGDAKIGTTKNGIGPCYADKINRIGIRICDLYDMETFKQKLAYNVEFKNKMLTKVYDAEPVSYDEILADYIKYAEALKPYVTDTNAAVLKAVKEDKKVLFEGAQATMLDLDHGTYPFVTSSHPIAGGASTGAGVGPNYLKNIFGVVKAYATRVGAGPFPTELLNETGDNLRELGHEFGTVTGRPRRCGWLDLMVVKYAAGLNSLDYLAITRLDILDTFKELKICVGYKLNGKDVEGFPANLKDLEACEAVYETLPGWETDISGIREYDKLPENARKYVERIAEVTGVPLGIVSVGPNRSQTIDLVNVF, from the coding sequence ATGGCAACTAGTATGGTTATCGGCACTCAATGGGGTGACGAGGGGAAAGGTAAAATTGTTGACTGGATCGCAGAACGTGCGGATGTTGTGGTGCGCAGTCAAGGTGGTAATAACGCGGGTCATACTGTTGTAGTTGATGATAAAGCGTTTGCACTTCGCCTTTTACCAAGTGGTATCTTATACGATAACAAACAAAATATCGTGGGTACTGGTGTTGTTATCGACCCTAAAGTTCTGCTACAAGAAATTGAAGGTCTTGAAAAGCAAGGCAGATCTGCTAAATCCCTTCAAGTTTCCAATCGTGCACATGTAATCATGCCATACCATATCGCTCTAGATACTGCGGAAGAAGCATCTAAAGGGGATGCTAAAATCGGTACTACTAAAAATGGTATTGGTCCTTGCTACGCTGATAAAATCAATCGTATCGGTATCCGTATCTGCGATTTGTATGATATGGAAACATTCAAACAAAAATTAGCGTACAATGTAGAGTTCAAAAATAAAATGCTTACTAAGGTATACGATGCTGAACCTGTTAGCTACGATGAAATCTTAGCGGATTACATCAAATACGCTGAAGCCTTGAAACCTTATGTAACAGATACTAATGCGGCTGTTCTTAAAGCTGTAAAAGAGGATAAAAAGGTATTATTCGAAGGTGCTCAAGCTACTATGCTCGACCTTGATCATGGTACCTATCCATTCGTAACATCCTCTCATCCAATCGCAGGTGGTGCTTCCACGGGCGCTGGTGTGGGTCCTAACTACTTGAAAAACATCTTTGGTGTTGTAAAAGCGTATGCTACACGTGTTGGTGCAGGTCCATTCCCTACAGAGCTTCTTAACGAAACTGGTGATAATCTCCGTGAACTTGGTCATGAGTTCGGTACTGTAACGGGTCGTCCTCGTCGTTGTGGTTGGTTAGACCTCATGGTTGTAAAATACGCAGCAGGTCTTAACAGCCTTGATTACTTAGCTATTACACGTTTGGATATTCTTGATACCTTTAAAGAATTGAAGATCTGTGTAGGTTACAAATTGAATGGTAAAGACGTAGAAGGGTTCCCAGCTAACTTAAAAGATCTTGAAGCTTGTGAAGCAGTTTACGAAACATTGCCAGGTTGGGAAACTGATATTTCTGGTATCCGTGAATATGATAAATTGCCTGAAAATGCTCGCAAATATGTAGAACGTATTGCAGAAGTAACAGGCGTGCCTTTAGGCATTGTATCTGTTGGTCCTAACCGTAGCCAAACTATCGATTTAGTAAATGTATTCTAA
- a CDS encoding MotA/TolQ/ExbB proton channel family protein, which produces MSSIAHLFVAGGFVMYPLVIFLLFTLMIGIERIFLYRKFTKDLRRFNKVLEKNQSWIMLPSVLERDTEELGSLFARAIRSAKNYNGLENRLQDVVSYADERLKRGLSWLSMIVTMAPLLGLLGTVLGMIRAFAVVGGDIGAPTIITGGVSEALVATATGLTVAIIALGFHSYCAAKVNDSVATLEHECGNILDAYNEEHDI; this is translated from the coding sequence ATGAGTAGTATAGCGCATTTATTTGTAGCTGGTGGATTTGTTATGTATCCGCTGGTGATTTTTTTACTGTTTACCTTGATGATTGGCATTGAACGTATCTTTCTATATCGCAAGTTTACAAAGGATTTGCGCCGTTTTAATAAGGTCTTAGAGAAGAATCAATCTTGGATTATGTTACCAAGTGTTTTGGAACGGGATACAGAGGAACTTGGTTCTTTATTTGCCCGTGCTATCCGCAGTGCAAAGAATTATAATGGCTTGGAAAACCGCCTTCAAGATGTAGTGTCGTACGCTGATGAACGTTTAAAACGCGGCCTTAGTTGGCTCAGCATGATTGTAACAATGGCTCCGTTATTGGGGTTGCTAGGGACGGTCCTCGGTATGATTCGTGCGTTTGCCGTGGTAGGTGGCGACATTGGGGCTCCGACCATTATTACAGGTGGTGTTTCTGAAGCCTTAGTGGCAACGGCTACAGGTTTGACCGTGGCCATTATTGCCCTTGGCTTTCACAGTTACTGTGCGGCAAAGGTCAATGATTCTGTGGCGACATTAGAACATGAGTGCGGCAACATTCTTGATGCGTACAACGAGGAACATGATATATGA
- a CDS encoding MFS transporter, whose translation MKRIIRKYGPPIFHCINDFGQGSLAALIPFFITNFGLNYYQSAFIIFCNTVVASIAQPILGYVADRWRVPWFIPVGFSVTLVSISAIAIATSYEMILALSLLAGVGAALFHPEAALLVNRTQSHELGNAMGRFAVGGSAGFALGPLLAGGVYVFGGQFLWVFTIIALLGVLLYLYAFMGEGEADTDDTADTVDTGNRESRSKVLSTATNDWASFGKLFFVIASRSILFSVLAIFIPILYITVINGEASASSLALTAYFAMGAVLTYMGGALSDRLGFLKTVRLGNLIFLPSVLVFIFVSNIWGFFGAMIPMAFGVFSQYGPITVLGQKYLAKNAGFASGITLGLGITLGGLVAPYVGHLADIYDVQTALMTLIPVGLIGLLMSFWLKEPK comes from the coding sequence ATGAAACGTATCATAAGAAAGTACGGACCACCTATTTTTCACTGCATTAATGACTTTGGGCAAGGTTCATTAGCTGCGTTGATACCATTCTTTATTACTAACTTTGGACTTAATTATTATCAATCGGCGTTTATTATATTTTGTAACACCGTAGTTGCATCCATAGCTCAGCCTATTTTGGGCTATGTAGCAGATCGTTGGCGCGTGCCGTGGTTCATTCCTGTAGGCTTTTCGGTTACATTGGTATCCATTAGTGCTATAGCGATTGCTACGAGTTACGAAATGATTCTTGCTTTGTCGCTCTTGGCCGGGGTAGGGGCCGCATTATTCCATCCTGAGGCAGCTCTACTGGTAAATCGTACGCAATCTCATGAGCTTGGTAATGCTATGGGGCGCTTTGCAGTCGGTGGTAGCGCTGGCTTTGCACTTGGACCTCTCCTCGCTGGGGGTGTATATGTCTTTGGGGGACAATTCCTTTGGGTATTTACGATTATCGCGCTACTTGGCGTATTGCTATATCTCTATGCCTTTATGGGCGAGGGTGAAGCTGATACCGATGATACTGCTGATACTGTTGATACTGGTAACCGTGAAAGTCGTTCTAAGGTTCTTAGTACTGCTACAAATGATTGGGCGAGCTTTGGTAAGTTATTTTTTGTGATTGCCTCTCGATCTATACTCTTCTCTGTATTGGCTATTTTTATTCCTATTTTGTATATTACCGTTATTAATGGTGAAGCTAGTGCATCTAGTTTGGCCCTTACTGCGTACTTTGCGATGGGGGCCGTTCTTACCTATATGGGAGGGGCTTTATCTGATAGACTTGGATTTCTTAAAACTGTACGCTTAGGTAATCTGATTTTCTTGCCTTCTGTTTTAGTATTTATATTTGTGTCTAATATTTGGGGCTTCTTTGGTGCCATGATACCGATGGCCTTTGGTGTGTTCTCACAATACGGGCCAATTACGGTGTTAGGTCAAAAATACCTTGCTAAAAATGCGGGCTTTGCATCTGGTATTACGCTAGGCCTTGGCATTACCTTAGGTGGCCTTGTGGCACCTTATGTAGGACATCTAGCAGATATTTATGACGTACAAACGGCATTGATGACATTAATACCTGTAGGGTTGATAGGGCTCTTAATGAGCTTCTGGCTAAAAGAACCAAAATAA
- the purB gene encoding adenylosuccinate lyase, protein MIPRYTREEMGHIWSERNEFDTMLLVETLASEAQAELGVIPKEAAKTIREKGNFDVERIHEIEKETNHDIISFVTAVGEYVGPEAAKYIHLGLTSTDVKDTALGYMMKQACDILIDDLKHLHEVLRRRAAEFKYTPMIGRTHGIHGEPTTFGLKLALWMAEVERDIERMEHARKSVAVGKLSGAVGTYSNIDPFVEQYVCEKLGLEPVKIATQVVQRDRHAELLSTIAVVGGTLDKIALEIRHLQRTEVREAEEYFSPKQKGSSAMPHKRNPITCERICGMARLLRGYAQSAYEDQALWHERDISHSSVERVILPDATIALNYMLHLTIRTIDKLLVYPETMLKNLNLTGGLVFSQTILTHLVDKGAVRDEAYRWIQKHAMERWLEGKDFATGLKADENIKKYMTDEEIDACFDPYKLLRHVDTIMARFGL, encoded by the coding sequence ATGATACCACGTTATACACGAGAAGAAATGGGCCATATTTGGAGCGAACGCAACGAATTCGACACAATGTTATTGGTGGAGACCCTCGCATCTGAGGCACAAGCTGAGTTGGGCGTCATTCCTAAAGAAGCGGCGAAAACAATTCGGGAAAAGGGCAATTTCGACGTTGAGCGCATTCATGAGATCGAAAAGGAAACAAACCATGATATCATTTCCTTCGTAACAGCAGTGGGCGAATACGTAGGTCCTGAAGCGGCTAAATACATCCATCTTGGTCTTACCTCTACAGACGTGAAAGATACGGCGCTTGGGTACATGATGAAACAAGCCTGCGATATCTTAATTGATGACTTAAAGCATTTGCACGAAGTATTGCGTCGTCGTGCCGCTGAGTTCAAATATACTCCTATGATTGGCCGTACCCACGGTATTCACGGCGAACCAACTACATTCGGATTGAAATTGGCGTTGTGGATGGCAGAGGTAGAACGTGATATTGAACGCATGGAACATGCTCGTAAAAGTGTTGCCGTTGGCAAATTGTCTGGCGCTGTTGGTACATACTCCAATATCGATCCATTCGTAGAACAATACGTATGCGAAAAATTAGGCCTTGAACCTGTTAAAATCGCTACGCAAGTGGTGCAACGTGACCGCCATGCTGAGTTGTTGTCTACCATTGCTGTTGTAGGCGGTACATTAGACAAAATCGCATTGGAAATCCGTCACTTACAACGTACAGAGGTACGAGAAGCAGAAGAATATTTCAGCCCTAAACAAAAGGGTTCCTCTGCGATGCCTCATAAACGTAACCCTATTACATGTGAAAGAATTTGTGGTATGGCTCGCTTGCTTCGTGGCTATGCACAATCTGCTTACGAAGATCAAGCATTGTGGCATGAACGCGATATTTCTCACAGCTCCGTGGAACGTGTGATCTTGCCAGATGCGACAATCGCTTTGAATTACATGCTTCACTTAACAATTCGCACCATTGATAAATTGTTGGTATACCCTGAAACCATGCTTAAAAATCTTAACCTCACAGGGGGACTCGTATTTAGCCAAACAATTTTGACACACCTTGTAGATAAAGGAGCGGTACGTGACGAAGCATACCGTTGGATTCAAAAACATGCTATGGAACGCTGGCTTGAAGGCAAAGACTTTGCAACAGGTTTAAAAGCTGATGAAAATATTAAGAAATACATGACTGATGAGGAAATTGATGCATGCTTCGACCCATATAAATTGCTAAGACATGTAGATACAATCATGGCTCGCTTTGGCCTATAA
- a CDS encoding zinc metalloprotease HtpX has product MIQVILTYIVNVIIVFVFFPILESVVQYVYPFSWDWLIKPLHLVDKLDVYIIISFALPIIVAIGLFLPPFSWIVHVLQGERKPNAEESEYIEPLFEELCAFSGVARNSLILRMRTDEEINAFASGLNHITIYTGALYSLDKRHLLGVLAHELGHLRHRDTIYLTITYAMDRLGQLILNLVIYLNFALNILAIIPIVNIVVRIIQLILIVMIAIVKYVLLLPKWITYYFDSRRREYAADAYAVSIGLGRELRDGLVSLGLATEQIGILENGELYDCESTGFFSRLFITHPKMIKRIQRINEGIEVYNLKQSLKENR; this is encoded by the coding sequence ATGATTCAAGTTATTCTTACCTATATTGTTAATGTTATTATTGTATTTGTATTTTTTCCTATTTTAGAATCTGTAGTTCAATATGTGTATCCGTTTTCATGGGACTGGCTTATAAAACCGCTACATTTAGTGGATAAGCTCGATGTATATATTATTATATCCTTTGCGTTGCCTATTATTGTGGCCATCGGATTATTTTTGCCACCTTTTAGTTGGATTGTCCATGTATTGCAAGGTGAAAGAAAACCAAATGCAGAAGAATCTGAATATATTGAACCGCTGTTTGAGGAATTATGTGCATTTAGCGGTGTAGCACGTAACTCACTGATATTGCGCATGCGTACAGATGAGGAAATTAATGCCTTTGCATCTGGATTAAATCACATTACGATTTATACAGGAGCCTTGTATTCGTTAGATAAACGGCATTTATTAGGTGTTCTTGCCCATGAATTAGGCCATTTACGGCATCGTGATACTATCTATTTAACCATTACCTATGCTATGGATCGACTAGGGCAATTAATTTTAAATCTTGTAATATATCTAAATTTTGCTTTAAATATACTGGCTATTATACCAATTGTTAATATCGTAGTACGTATTATTCAATTAATTCTTATCGTTATGATTGCAATCGTGAAATATGTACTTCTATTACCGAAGTGGATTACCTATTATTTTGATAGCCGTCGTCGAGAGTATGCTGCTGATGCCTATGCCGTTTCGATTGGTTTGGGGCGGGAGCTGCGTGATGGTCTAGTTTCATTAGGACTTGCTACTGAACAAATTGGTATTCTAGAGAATGGTGAATTATATGATTGTGAAAGTACAGGATTTTTCAGTCGCTTGTTTATTACTCATCCAAAAATGATTAAGCGAATACAACGTATCAATGAAGGGATAGAGGTATATAATCTCAAGCAAAGTCTTAAAGAAAATCGTTAA